In the genome of Cronobacter malonaticus LMG 23826, one region contains:
- the rna gene encoding ribonuclease I, whose protein sequence is MVYRKVLLAAGALLAMAATTVSAQPLEAKQYGDFDRYVLALSWQTGFCQSMHERQRDEPAECALQKEEDDKRNYLTVHGLWPGLPKSIALRGVDDKRWMRFGCATRPIPNMPLARADKKCQAAETGLSLETAEKLSETMPGAGGDSCLERYEYAKHGVCFGFDPDAYFGTMVRMNNEVKQSPVGAFLAANYGKAVSRQAFDTAVAKAFGRQSVRAVKLTCNGNPAYLTEMQISLNAAKINAPLTADSFAPQPHPGNCGKNFILDNVGY, encoded by the coding sequence ATGGTTTACAGGAAAGTTTTACTCGCCGCAGGCGCGCTGCTGGCGATGGCGGCGACGACCGTGAGCGCGCAACCGCTGGAAGCGAAGCAGTATGGCGATTTCGATCGCTACGTGCTGGCGCTTTCATGGCAGACCGGCTTTTGCCAGAGCATGCACGAGCGCCAGCGCGATGAGCCTGCCGAGTGCGCGCTGCAAAAAGAAGAAGACGATAAACGCAATTACCTGACGGTACATGGCCTGTGGCCGGGGCTGCCGAAATCCATCGCCTTACGCGGCGTTGATGACAAACGCTGGATGCGCTTTGGCTGCGCCACGCGCCCCATCCCGAATATGCCGCTCGCCCGCGCCGATAAAAAATGCCAGGCGGCGGAAACCGGCCTGTCGCTGGAAACGGCTGAGAAGCTCAGCGAGACAATGCCGGGCGCTGGCGGCGATTCCTGCCTTGAACGTTATGAATACGCCAAGCACGGCGTCTGCTTCGGGTTCGACCCGGACGCCTATTTCGGCACGATGGTGCGTATGAACAACGAAGTGAAGCAGAGCCCAGTCGGCGCGTTTCTTGCCGCCAACTACGGCAAAGCGGTCAGTCGCCAGGCCTTTGATACCGCCGTCGCCAAAGCGTTTGGCCGCCAGAGCGTGCGGGCGGTGAAACTCACCTGTAACGGCAATCCGGCTTATCTCACCGAGATGCAGATCTCGCTGAACGCCGCGAAGATCAACGCCCCGCTCACCGCCGATTCCTTTGCGCCGCAGCCGCATCCGGGTAACTGCGGTAAAAACTTTATTCTCGATAACGTCGGGTATTAA
- a CDS encoding glycoside hydrolase family 13 protein — protein sequence MSEAPTQVKGRWWKEATAYQIYPRSFKDSNGDGIGDLNGIIEKLDYLKDLGIDLIWICPMYPSPNDDNGYDISDYQGIMAEFGTMADFDRLLEGVHQRGMRLILDLVVNHTSDEHPWFLESRASKDNPKRDWYIWRDGKNGAEPNNWESIFSGSAWKRDDVTGQYFMHLFSSRQPDLNWENHEMRAAVYDMMRWWLDKGIDGFRIDAIAHMKKEPTLSDVPNPEKLPYAPSMVSHLNYDGLLDYVDDICRNVFNHYDIVTVGEMNGLDAAHAEEWVGENRGRLNMVFQFEHVRLWEPQAGLRPTPAVLRNIFTAWQQALEGTGWNALYVENHDVTRVVSRWGDTEHHWRESATCIAAMYFLMQGTPFIYQGQEIGMTNTRFASLDDFDDVSAHNKARDLRDQGMSEEAIVEFLTRTGRDNSRTPMQWDASPYAGFSTHEPWLKVNPNYEMINVESQQHDPHSVLNFYRQMIHLRKREPALIYGRYETLLNDHEQIYAYRRVLGDESLVVLCNFSGKAAEWDAAALSLNGAFCVLANLGETQEPHRLRAWETRVYKLTS from the coding sequence ATGAGTGAAGCACCGACGCAGGTAAAAGGCCGCTGGTGGAAAGAGGCGACGGCCTACCAGATTTATCCGCGCAGCTTTAAAGACAGCAACGGCGACGGTATTGGCGATCTCAACGGGATTATTGAAAAGCTCGATTACCTGAAAGATCTCGGCATCGATCTTATCTGGATCTGCCCGATGTACCCGTCGCCCAACGACGATAACGGGTACGACATCAGCGACTATCAGGGGATCATGGCGGAGTTCGGCACCATGGCCGATTTCGACCGGCTGCTGGAGGGCGTGCATCAGCGCGGCATGCGGCTGATTCTCGACCTGGTCGTGAATCATACCTCTGACGAGCACCCGTGGTTTCTCGAATCGCGCGCCTCTAAAGATAACCCCAAACGCGACTGGTATATCTGGCGTGACGGCAAGAACGGGGCGGAGCCGAATAACTGGGAATCGATTTTCAGCGGCTCGGCCTGGAAGCGGGATGACGTGACCGGCCAGTATTTCATGCACCTGTTCAGCAGCCGTCAGCCCGATCTCAACTGGGAAAACCACGAGATGCGCGCCGCCGTCTACGACATGATGCGCTGGTGGCTTGATAAGGGCATCGACGGGTTTCGCATCGACGCCATTGCGCATATGAAAAAGGAGCCGACGCTTAGCGACGTGCCGAACCCCGAAAAACTTCCCTATGCGCCGTCGATGGTGTCGCACCTTAATTACGACGGCCTGCTCGACTATGTGGACGACATCTGCCGTAACGTCTTTAACCATTACGACATCGTCACGGTGGGCGAGATGAACGGGCTGGACGCCGCCCACGCGGAAGAGTGGGTGGGCGAAAACCGCGGGCGGCTCAATATGGTGTTTCAGTTTGAGCATGTCCGGCTCTGGGAGCCGCAGGCGGGACTGCGCCCGACGCCCGCCGTGCTGCGCAACATTTTCACCGCCTGGCAGCAGGCGCTGGAGGGCACAGGCTGGAACGCGCTCTATGTGGAAAACCACGACGTGACGCGTGTGGTGTCGCGCTGGGGCGATACCGAGCATCACTGGCGCGAAAGCGCGACCTGCATCGCGGCGATGTATTTTCTCATGCAGGGCACGCCGTTTATCTATCAGGGCCAGGAGATCGGCATGACCAATACGCGTTTTGCGAGCCTGGACGATTTTGACGACGTCTCGGCCCATAACAAAGCGCGCGATTTGCGGGATCAGGGGATGAGCGAGGAGGCGATTGTCGAATTCCTGACGCGCACCGGGCGCGATAACTCCCGTACGCCGATGCAGTGGGACGCGTCGCCGTATGCAGGCTTCAGCACCCATGAACCCTGGCTGAAGGTGAATCCGAATTACGAGATGATCAACGTCGAAAGCCAGCAGCACGATCCGCATTCAGTGCTCAATTTTTATCGACAGATGATCCACCTGCGAAAACGCGAGCCGGCGCTGATTTACGGGCGCTATGAGACGCTGCTTAACGATCACGAGCAGATTTACGCTTACCGCCGCGTGTTGGGCGATGAATCGCTGGTGGTGTTGTGTAATTTCTCCGGCAAAGCGGCGGAGTGGGACGCCGCAGCGCTGTCGCTCAACGGCGCGTTCTGCGTGCTGGCGAATCTTGGCGAGACCCAGGAGCCGCACCGGTTACGCGCCTGGGAAACGCGGGTTTATAAACTCACATCGTGA
- a CDS encoding glycoside hydrolase family 13 protein: MKAIDKKWWHNAVVYQIYPRSFMDANGDGVGDLAGIISKLDYLQQLGINLIWLSPVYKSPMDDNGYDISDYDDIAAEFGTMAEMEQLIQEAKARDIYILMDLVVNHTSDEHPWFIEAKKGKDNPYRDFYIWRKPAPDGGPPNDYRSHFGGSGWAYDEASGEYYLHQFSVRQPDLNWENPRVQEEIHAMMNRWLDKGIGGFRMDVIDLIGKEVDRQIMANGKHLHVLLRQMNEATFGPRDSLTVGEAWSATPEDALLYSDPERRELSMVFQFEHIKQTWDEKAGKWRSRPFELPRFKAVIDKWQTALADRGWNSLFWSNHDLPRAVSKFGNDGEFREVSAKMLATALHCLRGTPYIYQGEEIGMTNVRYSTIEEYRDIESLNFYRELIAGGLTHDEMMTGIYANGRDNARTPMQWDDSPNGGFTTGRPWLGVNPNYREINVAQALAEPDSILWHYQKLVALRKQYPILVYGDYQMLFAEHPEVFAWVRRYEGDTLLVINNFFGNAITLPIPEAMQAWHGECLISNYAPRDQLAVSLELQPYESFALLIHQEG, translated from the coding sequence ATGAAAGCAATCGACAAGAAGTGGTGGCATAACGCGGTGGTCTACCAGATCTACCCGCGCAGCTTTATGGACGCCAACGGCGACGGCGTGGGCGATCTGGCGGGGATCATCAGCAAGCTCGACTATCTGCAACAGCTTGGCATCAACCTTATCTGGCTCTCGCCGGTCTACAAATCGCCGATGGACGACAATGGCTACGATATCTCCGACTACGACGATATCGCCGCGGAGTTCGGCACGATGGCGGAGATGGAGCAGCTGATTCAGGAAGCGAAGGCGCGCGATATCTATATCCTGATGGATCTGGTGGTGAACCACACTTCCGACGAACACCCGTGGTTTATCGAGGCGAAAAAGGGCAAAGATAACCCGTACCGCGATTTCTATATCTGGCGCAAACCGGCGCCGGACGGCGGCCCGCCGAATGATTACCGCTCGCATTTTGGCGGCAGCGGCTGGGCGTATGACGAGGCGAGCGGCGAATATTATCTGCACCAGTTTTCGGTACGCCAGCCGGATCTCAACTGGGAAAACCCGCGCGTGCAGGAGGAGATCCACGCGATGATGAACCGCTGGCTGGATAAGGGCATCGGCGGTTTCCGCATGGACGTTATCGATTTAATCGGTAAAGAGGTTGACCGGCAGATCATGGCGAACGGCAAGCACCTGCATGTGCTGCTGCGTCAGATGAACGAGGCGACGTTCGGCCCGCGCGATTCGCTGACCGTGGGCGAAGCCTGGAGCGCCACGCCGGAAGACGCGCTGCTCTACAGCGACCCGGAACGCCGGGAACTCTCGATGGTGTTTCAGTTTGAACATATTAAACAGACCTGGGATGAAAAAGCGGGCAAGTGGCGCAGCAGGCCGTTCGAGCTGCCGCGCTTTAAGGCAGTGATTGATAAGTGGCAGACGGCGCTGGCCGACCGCGGCTGGAACTCGCTGTTCTGGAGTAACCACGACCTGCCGCGCGCGGTGTCGAAATTCGGCAATGACGGCGAGTTTCGCGAGGTCTCGGCGAAAATGCTCGCCACCGCGCTCCACTGTCTGCGCGGCACGCCCTATATCTATCAGGGCGAGGAGATCGGCATGACCAATGTGCGTTACTCCACCATTGAAGAGTATCGCGACATCGAGAGCCTCAATTTTTACCGGGAACTGATTGCAGGCGGCCTGACGCATGACGAGATGATGACCGGTATCTACGCCAACGGCCGCGACAACGCCCGCACGCCGATGCAGTGGGATGATAGCCCGAACGGCGGCTTCACGACCGGCAGGCCGTGGCTCGGCGTGAACCCCAATTACCGCGAGATTAACGTGGCGCAGGCGCTGGCCGAGCCTGACTCTATTCTCTGGCACTATCAAAAGCTGGTGGCGCTGCGTAAACAGTACCCGATTCTGGTGTATGGCGATTATCAGATGCTGTTTGCCGAACACCCGGAAGTGTTCGCCTGGGTGCGCCGCTACGAGGGCGACACGCTGCTGGTAATTAACAATTTCTTCGGCAACGCCATTACGTTGCCCATTCCGGAAGCGATGCAGGCGTGGCACGGCGAATGCCTTATCAGCAACTATGCGCCGCGTGACCAGCTCGCCGTGAGTCTGGAGCTGCAACCTTATGAATCTTTTGCGCTGTTAATTCATCAGGAGGGGTAA
- a CDS encoding ABC transporter ATP-binding protein, which yields MAQLRLEKVQKRYGTHAEVIKPLDLQINSGEFVVVVGPSGCGKSTLLRLVAGLEEITDGDMYIDDLRVNDDSPSERGIGMVFQSYALYPHMTVYQNMAFALEMAKVPAKDIDERVRESARILQLEHLLDRRPKDLSGGQRQRVAIGRAIVREPSLFLFDEPLSNLDASLRVQMRMEIAALHRRIHATILYVTHDQVEAMTLADRIVVLNQGQIEQVGTPLALYDTPANVFVAQFIGSPKMNLIPGKMLRVMEHACEVELENGLRLTLPVQAAAGQEGDAVQLGIRPEHVEIMTLAKADVEGEVLFVEHMGNETLVYVNGGYGAEPLVMRHTERLEVRPEHHLGLKLPAEHCYLFDSAGNAFARLSGPKTQH from the coding sequence ATGGCGCAACTTCGTTTAGAGAAAGTCCAGAAACGCTACGGCACCCATGCCGAAGTGATTAAGCCGCTCGATTTACAGATCAACAGCGGCGAATTTGTGGTGGTGGTCGGCCCGTCCGGCTGCGGCAAATCGACGCTGCTGCGCCTGGTGGCGGGGCTTGAGGAGATAACCGACGGCGATATGTATATCGATGACCTGCGGGTTAACGACGATTCGCCATCCGAGCGCGGCATCGGCATGGTGTTTCAGTCCTATGCGCTCTATCCGCATATGACGGTCTACCAGAATATGGCGTTCGCGCTTGAAATGGCGAAGGTGCCGGCGAAAGACATTGACGAGCGGGTACGCGAAAGCGCGCGGATTTTACAGCTGGAGCACCTGCTGGATCGCCGCCCGAAAGATCTCTCCGGCGGCCAGCGCCAGCGCGTGGCCATAGGCCGCGCGATTGTGCGCGAGCCGAGCCTGTTTCTCTTCGACGAACCGCTCTCGAACCTTGACGCCTCGCTGCGCGTGCAGATGCGCATGGAGATAGCGGCGCTGCACAGGCGCATTCACGCCACCATTCTGTATGTCACGCACGATCAGGTGGAGGCGATGACGCTCGCCGACCGCATCGTTGTGCTCAATCAGGGCCAGATTGAACAGGTCGGCACGCCGCTTGCGCTTTACGACACCCCGGCCAACGTGTTTGTCGCGCAGTTTATCGGCTCGCCGAAGATGAACCTGATCCCCGGCAAAATGCTGCGCGTGATGGAGCACGCCTGCGAGGTGGAGCTGGAAAACGGCCTGCGCCTGACGCTGCCGGTGCAGGCTGCCGCCGGGCAGGAGGGCGACGCGGTGCAGCTTGGCATTCGCCCGGAGCACGTGGAGATCATGACGCTTGCGAAAGCGGACGTGGAAGGCGAAGTATTATTCGTTGAGCATATGGGCAATGAAACCCTGGTTTATGTGAACGGCGGTTATGGCGCAGAACCGCTGGTCATGCGCCATACTGAGAGGCTGGAAGTCCGGCCTGAGCACCATCTGGGGCTGAAACTGCCAGCGGAACACTGTTACCTTTTCGACAGCGCGGGCAACGCGTTTGCGCGCTTAAGCGGCCCGAAAACCCAGCATTAA
- a CDS encoding carbohydrate ABC transporter permease — MKTTRWQRRMGHKAVIYIGALMACLFCVFPFYYAIISSLRAGQELFTPAYFPDSWHWDNYVVALVDNGIARSLLNSVLVAVVTVGLCLLVSVTAAFALARVPFRGRRVLLFTILCVSMFPQVAVLTGMFELVRFLGLYDSLGALVISYTTFSLPFTVWVLTTFMKSIPVELEEAAIVDGAKTGTIIRRVFAPVLAPALVTTGLLAFIGAWNEFMFALTFIISGDKRTVPVAISMFSGASSYELPWGSIMAASVVVTLPIIILVLIFQKRIVSGLTSGAIKG; from the coding sequence ATGAAAACCACGCGCTGGCAGCGCAGGATGGGGCATAAAGCGGTGATTTATATCGGCGCGCTGATGGCCTGTCTGTTCTGCGTTTTTCCTTTCTATTACGCCATTATCAGTTCGCTGCGCGCGGGCCAGGAGCTGTTTACGCCCGCCTATTTCCCGGACAGCTGGCACTGGGATAACTATGTGGTGGCGCTGGTGGATAACGGCATCGCCCGCAGTCTGCTGAACTCGGTACTGGTGGCGGTGGTGACGGTGGGGCTGTGTCTGCTGGTGTCGGTGACGGCCGCTTTTGCGCTGGCGCGCGTGCCGTTTCGCGGGCGTCGCGTACTGCTCTTTACCATTCTCTGCGTCTCAATGTTTCCGCAGGTGGCGGTGCTGACGGGCATGTTTGAGCTGGTGCGCTTTCTGGGGCTTTACGATTCGCTCGGCGCGCTGGTTATCTCCTACACCACGTTTTCGCTGCCGTTCACCGTCTGGGTGCTGACGACGTTTATGAAGTCGATTCCGGTGGAACTGGAAGAGGCGGCCATCGTCGACGGCGCGAAAACCGGCACCATTATTCGCCGCGTGTTTGCGCCGGTGCTGGCACCTGCGCTGGTGACTACCGGGCTGCTGGCGTTTATCGGCGCCTGGAATGAGTTCATGTTCGCACTGACGTTTATTATTTCCGGCGACAAACGCACCGTGCCGGTCGCCATCAGTATGTTCAGCGGCGCGTCGAGCTACGAGCTGCCCTGGGGCAGCATTATGGCCGCGTCGGTGGTGGTGACGCTGCCCATTATTATCCTGGTGCTTATCTTCCAGAAACGCATTGTCAGCGGCCTGACCAGCGGGGCGATTAAGGGGTAA
- a CDS encoding carbohydrate ABC transporter permease: protein MKSDSLTSPPSPRRRNASWHQRRRRVAWGLVLPSLLLLALAAGWPLVRTIWFSFTNAMLDAPQDYQMVGIANYFARKDGVSIGVLSDPLWWQAVGNTLWFTFTSVALELLLGMLLALLMNEKFRGQGLVRTAILIPWAIPTIVSAKMWGWMFHDQYGVVNDLLGKIGLPSHLAWIAEPSLSMWAVVIADVWKTTPFMALMLLAALQLIPADLYEAAKVDGASPWQRFKRITLPLIMPALVVALIFRVMDSMRIFDLIYVLTSNSEATMSISGYAREQIVSYQDMGMGSAASVLVFMMVAGIAACFIRVARLNDKEKS from the coding sequence ATGAAATCCGATAGCCTTACGTCGCCGCCGTCTCCCCGGCGGCGCAACGCCTCCTGGCATCAGCGCCGTCGGCGCGTGGCGTGGGGGCTGGTATTGCCCTCGCTGCTCCTGCTGGCGCTGGCGGCGGGCTGGCCGCTGGTTCGCACCATCTGGTTTAGCTTCACCAACGCCATGCTCGACGCGCCTCAGGATTACCAGATGGTGGGTATCGCGAACTACTTTGCGCGCAAGGATGGTGTGAGCATCGGCGTGCTAAGCGACCCGCTCTGGTGGCAGGCGGTCGGCAACACGCTCTGGTTTACGTTCACTTCGGTGGCGCTGGAGCTGTTGCTCGGTATGCTGCTGGCGCTGCTGATGAATGAGAAATTCCGCGGGCAGGGGCTGGTGCGCACCGCCATTCTTATTCCGTGGGCGATCCCGACGATCGTCAGCGCCAAAATGTGGGGCTGGATGTTCCACGATCAGTACGGCGTGGTGAACGATCTGCTCGGCAAAATCGGCCTGCCGTCGCATCTCGCGTGGATTGCCGAGCCGTCGCTCTCCATGTGGGCGGTGGTGATTGCCGACGTCTGGAAAACCACGCCATTTATGGCGCTGATGCTGCTGGCGGCGCTACAGCTGATTCCGGCGGATCTTTACGAGGCCGCGAAAGTGGACGGTGCCAGCCCCTGGCAGCGCTTTAAGCGCATCACGCTGCCGCTGATTATGCCCGCGCTGGTGGTGGCGCTGATTTTCCGCGTGATGGATTCGATGCGTATCTTCGATCTTATCTACGTGCTCACTTCCAACAGCGAGGCGACGATGTCGATTTCCGGCTACGCCCGCGAGCAGATTGTCTCTTATCAGGATATGGGCATGGGGTCGGCGGCATCGGTGCTGGTCTTTATGATGGTGGCGGGCATCGCGGCCTGCTTTATCCGCGTCGCGCGCTTAAACGACAAGGAGAAAAGCTGA
- a CDS encoding ABC transporter substrate-binding protein: MKKLTFTFLAVALAGTSQLAFADTLRMECPVSPGGKQYCQYIKERFEKQTGNQLEFIEFPAASDEKLALLQQLFAAKDEKAVDVFQSDTIWIGLLDKQTLDLTDAMGGMEKDFFPGPWKNNTVNGRLKAVPSYIDTGVLFYRKDLLEKYKEQPPKTWDEMTRIATKIQAEERKAGHKNFWGYIFQGKSYEGLTCNALEWIDSYGGGTFVDEKGNVTINNPKAAQALDMARGWMGKITPKGVLGYKEEESRTVFQNGDALFMRNWPYVWQLSQADDSPLKGKVGVMQLPAGPEGRQATTLGGWQWSINANTKNPEAAIALLKILSDDDSQISRLKMLGHAPTRVALYENKDVLAVAPELTQFRDIFAQAVPRPATVTEAQYPRVSNAIFNVTFSVLNGKEDGKKATEDLQKRLTRAKGAGWR; this comes from the coding sequence ATGAAAAAGCTCACCTTCACTTTTCTGGCCGTCGCGCTGGCGGGCACAAGCCAACTGGCGTTTGCTGATACCCTGCGCATGGAATGCCCGGTGTCGCCCGGCGGCAAACAGTATTGCCAGTACATCAAAGAGCGCTTCGAGAAGCAGACCGGTAATCAACTGGAGTTTATCGAGTTTCCGGCGGCCTCCGATGAAAAGCTGGCGCTGCTGCAACAACTCTTTGCCGCTAAAGATGAAAAAGCGGTGGATGTGTTTCAGTCCGACACCATCTGGATAGGCCTGCTGGACAAGCAGACGCTCGATCTCACCGACGCGATGGGCGGGATGGAAAAAGACTTTTTCCCTGGCCCCTGGAAGAACAACACCGTCAACGGACGCCTGAAAGCGGTACCGTCATATATCGACACCGGCGTGCTGTTTTATCGCAAAGATTTACTGGAGAAATACAAAGAGCAACCGCCAAAAACGTGGGACGAGATGACGCGCATCGCCACGAAAATTCAGGCCGAAGAACGCAAGGCGGGGCATAAGAATTTCTGGGGGTACATCTTCCAGGGCAAATCTTATGAAGGGCTGACCTGTAACGCGCTGGAGTGGATCGACTCATACGGCGGCGGCACGTTTGTCGATGAAAAAGGGAACGTGACCATTAATAACCCGAAAGCGGCGCAGGCGCTGGATATGGCGCGCGGCTGGATGGGCAAGATTACGCCGAAAGGTGTTCTGGGCTACAAAGAGGAAGAGTCGCGCACCGTGTTCCAGAACGGCGACGCGCTGTTTATGCGCAACTGGCCGTATGTCTGGCAGCTATCTCAGGCCGACGACAGCCCGCTCAAGGGCAAAGTGGGCGTGATGCAGCTTCCCGCCGGGCCGGAAGGGCGTCAGGCGACAACGCTCGGCGGCTGGCAGTGGTCGATAAACGCCAATACCAAAAACCCGGAGGCCGCCATCGCGCTGCTGAAAATCTTAAGCGATGACGATTCGCAAATCTCGCGTCTCAAAATGCTCGGCCACGCGCCGACCCGCGTCGCGCTCTATGAAAATAAAGATGTGCTGGCTGTCGCGCCTGAGCTGACGCAGTTCCGCGATATTTTCGCGCAGGCGGTGCCGCGTCCGGCGACGGTGACCGAAGCGCAGTATCCGCGCGTGTCGAATGCCATTTTCAACGTGACGTTTAGCGTGCTGAACGGCAAAGAGGATGGCAAGAAAGCGACGGAAGATTTGCAAAAGCGCCTGACCCGCGCGAAGGGGGCCGGCTGGCGGTAA
- a CDS encoding GntP family permease — translation MTETTFAYSAGTLLGIAAGAVVLLLVLIMRFKVHAFLALTLVSIVVALLTKVPFDKVVPTLLTGFGSTLAGVALLVGIGAMIGRLLEVSGGAKVLADTLINKFGEHRAPFALGVASLLFGFPIFFDAGLVVMLPIIFSVAKRFGGSTLKYAFPAAGAFAAMHALVPPHPGPVAASELLGANIGLLVIVGLIIAIPTWYFGGYLYGQYAGKKFDIKLPSSFLGEVEADPTHRPPSFGMVITILLLPLLLIFLDTGLNTAKVLGWVSADNSVVNFLRMLGKTPVALLITVFFALMVFSRNHSRQHLEKICDGALGPICGIILVTGAGGMFGGVLRASGIGDALAGVLSDTGMPVILAAFVISTALRVAQGSATVALTTTAALVAPMVQATPGLSQFDLCFIVIAIAGGATVLSHVNDSGFWLVGRFLEMDEKTTLKTWTVMETLLGSIAFLLAAVGSILL, via the coding sequence ATGACAGAAACCACTTTCGCTTATAGCGCCGGTACGCTGCTTGGCATTGCTGCCGGGGCCGTTGTACTGCTGCTGGTACTTATCATGCGCTTTAAAGTGCATGCTTTTCTTGCGCTTACCCTGGTCAGTATTGTGGTGGCGCTGTTGACTAAAGTGCCGTTTGATAAAGTTGTGCCTACGCTGCTGACCGGTTTTGGCAGTACGCTTGCAGGCGTCGCGCTGCTGGTGGGCATCGGCGCGATGATAGGCCGTCTGCTGGAAGTGTCCGGTGGCGCGAAAGTGCTGGCCGATACGCTGATTAACAAATTCGGTGAACATCGCGCGCCCTTCGCGCTCGGCGTCGCCTCGCTGCTGTTTGGCTTCCCGATCTTCTTTGACGCAGGTCTGGTCGTCATGCTACCCATTATCTTCAGCGTGGCGAAACGCTTTGGCGGCTCGACGCTGAAATACGCCTTCCCGGCGGCGGGCGCGTTTGCGGCCATGCATGCGCTGGTGCCGCCGCATCCGGGCCCGGTTGCGGCGAGCGAACTGCTGGGCGCCAATATCGGCCTGCTGGTGATTGTCGGATTGATTATCGCGATCCCGACCTGGTATTTCGGCGGCTATCTGTATGGCCAGTACGCCGGTAAAAAATTCGACATTAAGCTGCCCTCTTCTTTCCTTGGCGAAGTGGAGGCCGATCCGACGCACCGCCCGCCGTCATTCGGCATGGTGATCACCATCCTGCTGCTGCCACTGCTGCTGATTTTCCTTGATACCGGCCTCAATACCGCCAAAGTGCTGGGCTGGGTCAGCGCCGATAACAGCGTGGTGAACTTCCTGCGTATGCTTGGCAAAACCCCGGTCGCGCTGCTGATTACCGTCTTTTTCGCGCTGATGGTGTTCAGCCGCAACCACAGCCGCCAGCACCTGGAGAAAATCTGCGACGGCGCGCTTGGCCCTATCTGCGGGATTATTCTGGTGACCGGCGCAGGCGGCATGTTCGGCGGCGTGCTGCGCGCCAGCGGCATCGGCGACGCGCTGGCGGGCGTGCTTTCCGATACCGGTATGCCAGTGATTCTCGCAGCGTTTGTTATCTCCACCGCGCTGCGCGTGGCGCAAGGCTCGGCGACGGTCGCGCTGACCACCACCGCCGCGCTGGTAGCGCCGATGGTGCAGGCGACGCCTGGCCTAAGCCAGTTCGACCTCTGCTTTATCGTTATCGCCATCGCGGGCGGCGCGACGGTGCTCTCGCACGTCAACGACTCCGGTTTCTGGCTGGTAGGCCGCTTCCTTGAAATGGACGAGAAAACCACGCTGAAAACCTGGACCGTGATGGAAACCCTGCTGGGCTCCATCGCCTTCCTGCTGGCAGCCGTGGGGAGCATCCTGCTTTAA
- the rnk gene encoding nucleoside diphosphate kinase regulator — protein MSRPALIINELDAERLDSLLEQPAFARLPVADALNDELDRARMVSPQAMPEDVVTMNSRVKFRDLASGETYERLLVYPQNAGSSPEALSVMAPVGAALLGLRVGDAIRWPLPDGSETHIEVLELLYQPEAAGEYRL, from the coding sequence ATGTCCCGACCTGCCCTTATCATCAACGAACTCGATGCTGAACGTCTCGACAGCCTGCTGGAGCAGCCGGCGTTCGCGCGCCTGCCGGTGGCTGACGCACTGAACGATGAGCTGGATCGCGCCCGGATGGTTAGCCCGCAGGCGATGCCGGAAGATGTGGTGACGATGAACAGCCGGGTGAAATTCCGCGATCTGGCGAGCGGCGAAACTTACGAGCGCCTGCTGGTCTATCCGCAAAACGCGGGCAGCAGCCCGGAAGCGCTGTCAGTCATGGCGCCGGTGGGCGCGGCGCTGCTTGGCCTGCGCGTGGGCGATGCCATTCGCTGGCCGCTGCCGGACGGCAGCGAAACGCATATCGAAGTGCTTGAGTTGCTCTACCAGCCGGAAGCGGCGGGCGAATACCGCCTTTAA